One Oncorhynchus clarkii lewisi isolate Uvic-CL-2024 chromosome 31, UVic_Ocla_1.0, whole genome shotgun sequence DNA segment encodes these proteins:
- the LOC139391034 gene encoding H/ACA ribonucleoprotein complex subunit 1-like — translation MSFRGGGGRGGRGGGFNRGGGGYGGGGGGYGGGGGGGGGYGGRGGGGGFRGGGRGGRGGFQDYGPPEYVVALGEFMHPCEDEIVCKCVTEENKVPYFNAPVYLENKEQIGKVDEIFGQLRDFYFSVKLSDNMKASSFKKLQKFYVDPMKLLPLQRFLPRPPGEKGPPRGGRGGRGGRGGPRGGGFRGGRGGGDRGGFGRGGFGGGRGGGFRGRGGGGGRGFRGGR, via the exons ATGTCCTTccgaggaggaggtggaagagggggCCGTGGTGGCGGATTCAACCGTGGTGGAGGAGGAtacggtggtggtggaggaggatacggtggtggtggtggtggtggaggaggatatGGGGGTCGAGGTGGCGGCGGCGGTTTCCGAGGTGGTGGACGAGGAGGTCGAGGGGGCTTCCAAGACTATGGCCCTCCAGAATATGTGGTTG CATTAGGAGAATTCATGCACCCCTGTGAGGATGAAATTGTGTGCAAGTGTGTAACTGAGGAGAACAAAGTTCCTTACTTCAATGCACCCGTGTACTTGGAAAACAAGGAGCAAATCGGGAAAGTGGACGAAATCTTCGGCCAACTACGTGACTTT TATTTCTCTGTTAAACTCTCAGATAATATGAAGGCATCCTCATTCAAGAAACTACAGAAG TTCTATGTAGACCCAATGAAACTCCTACCACTCCAGAGGTTCCTTCCCAGGCCCCCGGGTGAGAAGGGTCCCCCAAGGGGAGGCAGAGGAGGTCGAGGTGGAAGAGGAGGTCCCCGTGGAG GTGGATTCCGTGGTGGCAGGGGCGGTGGTGACCGTGGTGGATTTGGCAGAGGCGGTTTTGGTGGTGGTCGAGGAGGGGGATTCAGAGGTAGAGGAGGTGGCGGTGGACGAGGATTCAGGG GTGGGAGATGA